Proteins co-encoded in one Corylus avellana chromosome ca9, CavTom2PMs-1.0 genomic window:
- the LOC132161635 gene encoding uncharacterized protein At5g39865 — protein sequence MGCVSSKLVRKDLKREITFNNGGECVNHVVSLTSSTYGALNLDSQQPTKDCVGAESRRLQRSPPREEPEVINAWELMEDLEEGMPISNQAKKSPKPRAFLRGFSGFDARSPMKFSNQSGSPKKAKRFAGKENKGRVNLFGRADYSPKAVLKAKICSENSCKAVLNLSYPVKGSPIRAKRESPGRDLDFSSRRKSFSPLFDPELLASYEKELSEEEEQIKMMVSPTPKARRARKSRELEAILDSFERKCPPGGENAVVIYTTTLRGIRKTFEDCNKVRSIIESHCIHVFERDVSMDSGFKEELRRLMGTKEVKVPLVFVKGRLIGGGDELVKLEEEGKLSILFDGIPRALGGCEGCAGVRFVMCMDCNGSCKVLDSEQKKMVRCGECNENGLIQCPVCC from the coding sequence ATGGGCTGCGTTTCGTCAAAGCTCGTCAGGAAAGACCTGAAGAGAGAAATCACTTTCAACAATGGCGGCGAGTGCGTGAACCACGTGGTCTCTCTCACGTCAAGCACCTACGGGGCTCTCAACTTGGACAGCCAGCAACCCACCAAAGATTGTGTGGGAGCAGAGAGTAGGAGATTACAGAGATCTCCTCCTCGCGAGGAGCCAGAGGTTATCAATGCTTGGGAACTCATGGAGGATCTTGAAGAAGGAATGCCCATTTCGAATCAAGCCAAGAAGAGCCCCAAGCCGCGGGCTTTTCTACGTGGGTTTTCCGGTTTCGATGCGAGGAGTCCGATGAAGTTCTCGAATCAGAGTGGGTCTCCCAAGAAAGCAAAGAGATTTGCTGGGAAAGAGAATAAGGGTCGGGTTAATCTTTTCGGGCGTGCCGATTATAGCCCGAAAGCAGTTCTGAAAGCCAAGATTTGTTCGGAGAACTCGTGTAAGGCGGTGTTGAATCTAAGTTATCCGGTGAAAGGGTCTCCAATAAGAGCAAAAAGAGAGAGTCCTGGGAGAGATTTGGATTTTTCGTCGCGAAGAAAGAGCTTTAGTCCCCTGTTTGATCCAGAGCTTCTTGCTTCTTATGAGAAAGAATTGTCTGAAGAGGAAGAACAAATCAAGATGATGGTTTCCCCCACACCGAAAGCCCGAAGAGCGAGGAAGTCGAGGGAATTGGAGGCTATTCTTGATTCTTTCGAGAGAAAGTGCCCACCTGGCGGTGAAAATGCGGTTGTGATTTACACAACAACATTACGAGGAATCCGGAAGACCTTTGAGGACTGCAACAAGGTCCGGTCGATAATCGAATCACATTGTATCCACGTGTTCGAGCGAGATGTATCCATGGATTCGGGATTCAAAGAGGAGCTGAGAAGACTAATGGGGACAAAGGAGGTGAAAGTTCCTCTTGTTTTCGTGAAGGGAAGGTTGATTGGCGGAGGAGATGAGTTGGTGAAGTTGGAAGAGGAGGGGAAACTAAGCATTTTGTTTGATGGGATTCCGAGGGCTCTCGGCGGGTGTGAAGGTTGCGCTGGGGTGAGGTTTGTGATGTGCATGGACTGCAATGGAAGCTGTAAGGTCTTGGATTCCGAGCAGAAGAAGATGGTGAGGTGTGGTGAGTGCAACGAGAATGGGTTGATTCAGTGCCCTGTTTGTTGTTAA